One genomic window of Streptomyces sp. WP-1 includes the following:
- a CDS encoding DUF5304 domain-containing protein: MSEERPAEPHEEPRVSDADAWATACAEDLEAEKARRRTTYGPPPGSAAEELKKLVDAVADKLSGLQSPLGTLAGPAAQQMVRQVVQQAKAAVEPVMERNPGVFDHLAAAGGELLAAYRSAVQSQERRWTAGPDDAADEGREGDGGTGDKGRDRGEGTGSGERIDLD, translated from the coding sequence ATGAGCGAAGAGCGCCCCGCCGAACCGCACGAGGAGCCGCGGGTGAGCGACGCCGACGCCTGGGCCACGGCCTGCGCCGAGGACCTGGAGGCCGAGAAGGCCCGCCGCCGCACCACCTACGGTCCGCCCCCCGGTTCCGCCGCCGAGGAACTGAAGAAGCTCGTGGACGCGGTGGCCGACAAGCTGTCCGGCCTCCAGTCCCCGCTCGGCACCCTCGCCGGACCCGCCGCCCAGCAGATGGTCAGACAGGTCGTCCAGCAGGCGAAGGCCGCCGTCGAGCCCGTCATGGAGCGCAACCCCGGCGTCTTCGACCACCTCGCCGCCGCCGGCGGCGAACTGCTCGCCGCCTACCGCTCCGCCGTCCAGTCCCAGGAGCGGCGCTGGACCGCCGGTCCGGACGACGCCGCCGACGAGGGGCGCGAGGGCGACGGCGGCACGGGGGACAAGGGGCGCGACCGGGGTGAGGGGACCGGCTCCGGAGAGCGCATCGACCTGGACTGA
- the macS gene encoding MacS family sensor histidine kinase has product MAGRERVLRMSVELPLWRALAGYRVLTMVYALGLCVTTYDQFTRPWIALGYDAVLVVWTLATLPRVRGAASCTRGFLAADLTIALAGVLLTAFADSHQRIAGGPTLPTIWTGGAVLAFAIKGGWRWAAVASTAVAAANLVERGQLARDTLHSLILVWVASIGIGYVVEVARASERTLARALEIQAATRERERLARDIHDSVLQVLAMVKRRGTALGGEAGELGRLAGEQEVALRTLVAGGLLPLARIAEDTAVPVAAATDPADGDGPDGGGPVDLRTLLAPFARDGVSLAEPGAPVPLPPVAARELAAAVGAALDNVRRHAGEGARAWILVEDEPADILVTVRDDGPGIPAGRLAEAEGEGRLGVAQSIRGRLRDLGGSAELISVPGQGTEVELKVPKGALAARGKKAERR; this is encoded by the coding sequence ATGGCCGGGCGCGAGCGCGTGCTGAGGATGTCGGTGGAGCTGCCGCTGTGGCGCGCGCTCGCCGGGTACCGCGTGCTGACCATGGTGTACGCGCTCGGCCTGTGCGTCACCACGTACGACCAGTTCACCCGTCCGTGGATCGCGCTCGGCTACGACGCCGTCCTCGTCGTCTGGACCCTCGCCACCCTGCCGAGGGTGCGCGGCGCGGCCAGCTGCACCAGGGGCTTCCTCGCCGCCGACCTCACCATCGCCCTCGCCGGCGTCCTGCTCACCGCGTTCGCCGACAGCCATCAGCGGATCGCGGGCGGCCCCACCCTGCCGACGATATGGACCGGCGGCGCGGTGCTCGCCTTCGCCATCAAGGGCGGCTGGCGCTGGGCCGCCGTCGCCTCCACGGCGGTGGCCGCCGCCAACCTGGTCGAGCGCGGCCAGCTCGCGCGGGACACCCTGCACAGCCTGATCCTCGTCTGGGTGGCCTCCATCGGCATCGGCTACGTCGTGGAAGTGGCCCGCGCCTCCGAACGCACCCTCGCCCGCGCCCTGGAGATCCAGGCCGCGACCCGGGAACGCGAGCGGCTGGCCCGGGACATCCACGACAGCGTGCTCCAGGTCCTCGCGATGGTGAAGCGGCGCGGCACCGCCCTCGGCGGCGAGGCGGGTGAACTGGGCAGGCTGGCCGGGGAGCAGGAGGTGGCCCTGCGCACCCTGGTCGCCGGCGGTCTGCTGCCACTCGCCCGGATCGCCGAGGACACCGCCGTACCCGTCGCGGCGGCCACGGACCCGGCGGACGGCGACGGTCCGGACGGCGGCGGCCCGGTCGATCTGCGCACCCTCCTCGCGCCGTTCGCCCGCGACGGGGTGAGCCTCGCCGAGCCCGGCGCCCCGGTGCCGCTGCCGCCGGTGGCCGCCCGGGAGCTGGCCGCGGCCGTCGGCGCCGCCCTGGACAATGTGCGCAGGCACGCCGGAGAAGGGGCGCGGGCCTGGATCCTGGTCGAGGACGAACCGGCGGACATCCTCGTCACCGTCCGGGACGACGGCCCCGGCATCCCCGCGGGACGGCTCGCCGAGGCCGAGGGCGAGGGGCGGCTCGGCGTCGCCCAGTCCATCCGGGGCAGACTGCGCGACCTCGGCGGCAGCGCCGAGCTGATCTCGGTGCCCGGCCAGGGCACGGAGGTCGAACTGAAGGTACCGAAGGGCGCCCTGGCGGCGCGGGGGAAGAAGGCGGAGCGGCGATGA
- a CDS encoding endonuclease/exonuclease/phosphatase family protein: MAPLPNSHTEPDGSAVVRVLSYNIRSLRDDTDALARVITACAPDLVLLQEAPRFFRWRKKLARLAGAAGLVVLTGGGTSAGPAILCSLRAIVERTEDVLLPLTPGLHRRGLATAVVRFGAARLGVISCHLSLDGGERYAQGGLLLDRLDGLGVEHALVGGDLNEGPDGRAFRLLAGALQDCRAVAPWGGEETWTRTTPARRIDAVFATKGVEVLGCGVPEDLPGVTRADLAAATDHLPVLTALRVPPAVGESGPGQAC, translated from the coding sequence ATGGCGCCGCTCCCCAACTCCCACACAGAGCCCGATGGTTCAGCCGTCGTCCGCGTGCTGAGCTATAACATCCGCTCCCTGCGCGACGACACCGACGCCCTCGCCCGGGTGATCACCGCCTGCGCCCCCGACCTGGTCCTCCTCCAGGAGGCGCCCCGGTTCTTCCGCTGGCGCAAGAAGCTCGCGCGGCTCGCCGGGGCCGCCGGTCTCGTCGTCCTCACCGGTGGCGGCACCAGCGCGGGGCCCGCCATCCTGTGCTCGCTGCGCGCCATCGTGGAGCGCACCGAGGACGTCCTGCTGCCGCTCACCCCCGGCCTGCACCGGCGCGGTCTCGCCACCGCGGTGGTCCGCTTCGGCGCCGCCCGGCTCGGGGTGATCAGCTGTCATCTCAGCCTCGACGGCGGCGAGCGGTACGCCCAGGGCGGGCTGCTGCTCGACCGTCTCGACGGACTCGGCGTGGAGCACGCCCTGGTGGGCGGCGATCTCAACGAGGGGCCCGACGGCCGCGCCTTCCGCCTGCTGGCCGGTGCCCTTCAGGACTGCCGGGCGGTGGCCCCCTGGGGCGGCGAGGAGACCTGGACGCGGACCACTCCGGCGCGCCGTATCGACGCGGTGTTCGCCACCAAGGGCGTCGAGGTCCTCGGCTGCGGGGTCCCGGAGGACCTGCCGGGCGTCACCCGCGCCGACCTGGCCGCCGCCACGGACCACCTCCCGGTCCTGACCGCCCTGCGCGTCCCGCCCGCCGTAGGGGAGTCCGGGCCCGGCCAAGCCTGTTAG
- a CDS encoding response regulator transcription factor: MTQRQDPIRVMVVDDHPMWRDAVARDLAESGFEVVATAGDGEQAVRRAKAAAPDVLVLDLNLPAKPGVQVCKELVAHNPALRVLVLSASGEHADVLEAVKSGATGYLLKSASTGELLDAVRRTAVGDAVFTPGLAGLVLGEYRRLAAEPAAAPDTDAPGAPRLTERETEVLRLVAKGLSYKQIAERLVISHRTVQNHVQNTLGKLQLHNRVELVRYAIERGLDEE; the protein is encoded by the coding sequence ATGACACAGCGGCAGGACCCGATCAGGGTCATGGTGGTGGACGATCACCCCATGTGGCGCGACGCGGTCGCCCGGGACCTGGCCGAGTCCGGTTTCGAGGTGGTCGCCACCGCGGGCGACGGCGAACAGGCCGTGCGCCGCGCCAAGGCCGCCGCCCCCGATGTGCTGGTCCTGGACCTCAACCTGCCCGCCAAGCCCGGCGTCCAGGTGTGCAAGGAACTGGTCGCGCACAACCCGGCGTTGCGCGTCCTGGTGCTGTCCGCGAGCGGTGAGCACGCCGACGTCCTGGAGGCGGTGAAGTCCGGCGCGACCGGCTATCTGCTGAAGTCCGCCTCCACCGGCGAACTGCTGGACGCGGTGCGCCGTACGGCCGTCGGCGACGCGGTGTTCACCCCGGGCCTCGCCGGACTGGTCCTCGGCGAGTACCGGCGCCTGGCCGCCGAACCGGCGGCCGCGCCCGACACCGACGCCCCGGGCGCGCCCCGGCTGACCGAGCGGGAGACGGAGGTGCTGCGGCTGGTCGCCAAGGGCCTGAGCTACAAGCAGATCGCCGAACGCCTCGTCATCTCCCACCGCACCGTGCAGAACCACGTCCAGAACACCCTCGGCAAGCTCCAACTCCACAACCGCGTCGAGCTGGTGAGGTACGCCATCGAACGCGGCCTCGACGAGGAGTGA
- a CDS encoding carboxylesterase, with amino-acid sequence MPVLPGAEPYRHSGGEVGVLFCHGFTGSPQSLRPWAEHHAAHGLTVSLPLLPGHGTRWEDMQLTGWQDWYAEVDRELRLLSERCSQVFVAGLSMGGALALRLAALHGERISGVVVVNPANKVHGLSAYALPVARHLVRSTKGIASDIAKGGVAETGYDRVPLHAAHSLRRFLRRLDGELPRIAQPLLLLRSAQDHVVPAVDSARVLERISSADVREIVLEHSYHVATLDVDADRIFEESLGFISRLAPIPGKEGTAAVG; translated from the coding sequence GTGCCGGTTCTCCCTGGAGCCGAGCCGTACCGCCACTCCGGCGGCGAGGTGGGCGTCCTCTTCTGTCACGGCTTCACCGGCTCGCCGCAGTCACTGCGTCCCTGGGCGGAGCACCACGCAGCGCACGGACTGACGGTGTCGCTGCCCCTGCTGCCGGGACACGGCACGCGCTGGGAGGACATGCAGCTCACGGGCTGGCAGGACTGGTACGCGGAGGTGGACCGCGAACTGCGGCTGCTGTCCGAGCGCTGTTCCCAGGTGTTCGTCGCGGGCCTGTCCATGGGCGGCGCCCTCGCGCTGCGGCTGGCGGCCCTGCACGGCGAGCGGATCAGCGGCGTGGTCGTCGTCAACCCGGCGAACAAGGTGCACGGCCTGTCCGCGTACGCCCTGCCCGTGGCCCGGCACCTGGTGCGGTCCACCAAGGGCATCGCCAGCGACATCGCCAAGGGCGGCGTGGCGGAGACGGGTTACGACCGGGTGCCGCTGCACGCGGCGCACTCGCTGCGCCGGTTCCTGCGCCGGCTGGACGGCGAGCTGCCCCGGATCGCCCAGCCACTGCTCCTGCTGCGCAGCGCCCAGGACCATGTCGTACCGGCCGTCGACTCGGCCCGGGTGCTGGAGCGGATCTCGTCCGCCGACGTCCGGGAGATCGTGCTGGAACACAGCTACCACGTCGCGACGTTGGATGTGGACGCGGACCGGATCTTCGAGGAGAGCCTCGGTTTCATCAGCCGGCTCGCACCGATTCCGGGCAAGGAAGGGACGGCCGCAGTTGGCTGA
- a CDS encoding 6-phosphofructokinase: protein MRVGVLTGGGDCPGLNAVIRGIVRKGVQSYDYEFVGFRDGWRGPLEGRAVRLDIPAVRGILPRGGTILGSSRTNPLKIEGGIRRIKDNLAKQEVEALIAIGGEDTLGVAAQLSGEYGVPCVGVPKTIDNDLSATDYTFGFDTAVNIATEAIDRLHTTAESHMRVLVCEVMGRHAGWIALHSGLAGGANVILIPEQRFDLDQVCAWITSRFKASYAPIVVVAEGAMPKDGEMVLKDQSLDSFGHVRLSGVGEWLAKEIEKRTGNEARTTVLGHIQRGGTPSAFDRWLATRFGLHAVDCVRDGDFGKMVALRGTDVVRVPLAEATAKLKTVDPKLYEEAGVFFG, encoded by the coding sequence ATGCGGGTCGGAGTACTGACCGGAGGCGGCGACTGCCCCGGGCTCAACGCCGTCATCCGGGGCATCGTGCGCAAGGGCGTGCAGAGTTACGACTACGAGTTCGTCGGATTCCGGGACGGCTGGCGCGGCCCCCTCGAAGGCCGCGCCGTCCGCCTCGACATCCCCGCCGTGCGCGGCATCCTGCCCCGCGGCGGCACCATCCTCGGCTCCTCCAGGACCAACCCCCTCAAGATCGAGGGCGGCATCCGCCGGATCAAGGACAACCTCGCCAAGCAGGAGGTCGAGGCCCTGATCGCGATCGGCGGCGAGGACACCCTCGGGGTGGCCGCCCAGCTGTCCGGCGAGTACGGCGTGCCCTGCGTCGGCGTGCCCAAGACCATCGACAACGACCTGTCCGCCACCGACTACACCTTCGGCTTCGACACCGCCGTCAACATCGCGACCGAGGCCATCGACCGGCTGCACACCACCGCCGAGTCCCATATGCGGGTCCTCGTCTGCGAGGTGATGGGCCGGCACGCCGGCTGGATCGCCCTGCACTCGGGCCTGGCCGGGGGCGCCAACGTCATCCTCATCCCCGAGCAGCGCTTCGACCTCGACCAGGTGTGCGCCTGGATCACCTCCCGCTTCAAGGCGTCGTACGCCCCGATCGTGGTGGTCGCCGAGGGCGCCATGCCCAAGGACGGCGAGATGGTGCTCAAGGACCAGTCGCTGGACTCCTTCGGGCATGTCCGGCTGTCCGGGGTCGGCGAATGGCTGGCCAAGGAGATCGAGAAGCGCACCGGCAACGAGGCGCGCACCACCGTCCTCGGGCACATCCAGCGCGGCGGCACCCCCAGCGCCTTCGACCGCTGGCTCGCCACCCGCTTCGGACTGCACGCCGTGGACTGCGTGCGCGACGGCGACTTCGGCAAGATGGTCGCCCTGCGCGGCACCGACGTCGTGCGCGTGCCGCTCGCCGAGGCGACCGCCAAGCTGAAGACGGTCGACCCGAAGCTGTACGAGGAGGCCGGGGTGTTCTTCGGCTGA
- a CDS encoding 1-acyl-sn-glycerol-3-phosphate acyltransferase, giving the protein MYGTMKVAIGGPLKLAFRPWVEGLENIPDEGPAILASNHLSFSDSFFLPTMLDRKVTFIAKAEYFTTPGVKGRLTAAFFKGVGQLPVDRSGARGAGEAAIRSGIEVLERGELFGIYPEGTRSPDGRLYRGKPGGLARVALASGAPVIPVAMIDTEKIQPPGQVMPKLMRPGIRIGKPLDFSRYQGMEHDRFVLRALTDEVMYEIMKLSGQEYVDMYATAAKRQIAEAAKAAKEADKAEKEAEKEAEKAEKAREAESK; this is encoded by the coding sequence TTGTACGGCACGATGAAGGTCGCCATCGGAGGGCCGCTGAAGCTCGCCTTCAGGCCCTGGGTGGAGGGTCTGGAGAACATTCCGGACGAGGGACCGGCCATCCTGGCCAGCAACCACCTGTCCTTCTCCGACTCGTTCTTCCTGCCGACGATGCTGGACCGCAAGGTCACCTTCATCGCGAAGGCCGAGTACTTCACCACGCCCGGCGTGAAGGGCCGGCTCACCGCCGCCTTCTTCAAGGGCGTCGGCCAGCTCCCGGTGGACCGTTCCGGTGCGCGCGGCGCCGGTGAGGCCGCGATCAGGAGCGGCATCGAGGTGCTGGAGCGCGGCGAGCTGTTCGGCATCTACCCGGAGGGCACCCGCTCGCCCGACGGCCGGCTCTACCGGGGCAAGCCCGGTGGCCTCGCCCGGGTGGCGCTCGCGAGCGGCGCGCCGGTGATCCCGGTGGCGATGATCGACACCGAGAAGATCCAGCCGCCCGGCCAGGTGATGCCGAAGCTGATGCGGCCCGGCATCCGCATCGGCAAGCCCCTCGACTTCAGCCGCTACCAGGGCATGGAGCACGACCGCTTCGTGCTGCGCGCGCTGACCGACGAGGTCATGTACGAGATCATGAAGCTCTCCGGCCAGGAGTACGTCGACATGTACGCGACCGCCGCCAAGCGGCAGATCGCGGAGGCGGCGAAGGCGGCCAAGGAAGCCGACAAGGCGGAGAAGGAAGCGGAGAAGGAAGCGGAGAAGGCGGAGAAGGCCAGGGAAGCGGAGAGCAAGTAG
- a CDS encoding ROK family glucokinase — protein MGLTIGVDIGGTKIAAGVVDEEGNILSTFKVPTPTTPEAIVDAIASAVEGARAGHEIVGVGIGAAGYVNRQRSTVYFAPNIDWRNEPLKEKVEARTGLPVVVENDANAAAWGEYKFGAGKGHRNVICITLGTGLGGGIIIGNKLRRGHFGVAAEFGHIRMVPDGLLCGCGSQGCWEQYASGRALVRYAKQRANATPENAEVLLSLGDGTPDGIEGKHISMAARQGDPVAVDSYRELARWAGAGLADLASLFDPSAFIVGGGLSDEGELVLDPIRKSYKRWLVGGNWRPVADVIAAQLGNKAGMVGAADLAREPDPIM, from the coding sequence ATGGGACTCACCATCGGCGTCGACATCGGCGGCACCAAGATCGCGGCCGGCGTGGTCGACGAGGAAGGCAACATCCTCTCGACCTTCAAGGTGCCGACCCCCACCACGCCCGAGGCCATCGTGGACGCCATCGCCTCCGCGGTGGAGGGCGCGCGTGCCGGGCACGAGATCGTCGGCGTGGGCATCGGTGCGGCCGGTTACGTCAACCGGCAGCGCTCCACCGTGTACTTCGCGCCCAACATCGACTGGCGCAACGAGCCGCTCAAGGAGAAGGTCGAGGCCCGCACCGGCCTCCCCGTCGTGGTCGAGAACGACGCCAACGCCGCCGCCTGGGGCGAGTACAAGTTCGGCGCCGGCAAGGGCCACCGCAACGTCATCTGCATCACCCTCGGCACCGGCCTCGGCGGCGGCATCATCATCGGCAACAAGCTGCGCCGCGGCCACTTCGGCGTGGCCGCCGAGTTCGGCCACATCCGCATGGTGCCGGACGGCCTGCTGTGCGGCTGCGGCTCGCAGGGCTGCTGGGAGCAGTACGCCTCCGGGCGCGCCCTGGTCCGCTACGCCAAGCAGCGCGCCAACGCCACCCCCGAGAACGCGGAGGTGCTGCTCTCGCTCGGCGACGGCACCCCGGACGGCATCGAGGGCAAGCACATCTCCATGGCCGCCCGGCAGGGCGACCCGGTGGCCGTCGACTCCTACCGCGAGCTGGCCCGCTGGGCCGGCGCCGGCCTCGCCGACCTGGCCTCGCTCTTCGACCCGTCCGCCTTCATCGTCGGCGGCGGCCTCTCCGACGAGGGCGAGCTGGTCCTCGACCCGATCCGCAAGTCGTACAAGCGGTGGCTGGTGGGCGGGAACTGGCGTCCCGTCGCCGATGTGATCGCGGCGCAGCTCGGCAACAAGGCGGGCATGGTCGGCGCGGCGGACCTGGCCCGCGAGCCCGACCCGATCATGTAA
- a CDS encoding SRPBCC family protein, translating to MAEHTSSSITIEAAPADVMAVIADFARYPDWTGEVKEAEVLKTDERGRAQEVRLVMDAGAIKDDQTLAYTWAGDNEVSWTLVKSQMLRSLDGSYLLAPAGAGGTEVTYRLTVDVKIPMLGMIKRKAEKVIIDRALAGLKKRVETP from the coding sequence ATGGCGGAACACACCAGTTCGAGCATCACGATCGAGGCGGCTCCCGCCGACGTCATGGCGGTGATCGCCGACTTCGCCCGCTACCCGGACTGGACCGGTGAGGTGAAGGAGGCGGAGGTCCTCAAGACCGACGAGCGGGGGCGTGCCCAGGAGGTACGGCTCGTCATGGACGCCGGCGCGATCAAGGACGACCAGACGCTGGCCTACACCTGGGCCGGTGACAACGAGGTCTCCTGGACGCTGGTCAAGTCCCAGATGCTGCGGTCGCTCGACGGGTCCTACCTGCTGGCACCGGCGGGCGCGGGCGGCACGGAGGTCACGTACCGGCTCACCGTCGACGTCAAGATCCCCATGCTGGGCATGATCAAGCGCAAGGCGGAGAAGGTCATCATCGACCGCGCCCTGGCGGGCCTGAAGAAGCGCGTCGAGACCCCCTGA
- a CDS encoding ArsA family ATPase, whose translation MRTILITGPGGSGRTTVAAATALRAAREGSRTLLLSAERADTPGAALGTPTGARPVEIAPRLTAWRPDATAGFRQDLAEFQQRAAGVLDLLGASRLDAEEVTPLPGAEELTFLRALRDAALCEQYDLLVVDLPPLPGALALLALPEELRRYLRRLLPPERQAARALRPVLGRLAGVPMPADWLYETAGRWDVELAAVEAVLTDRDTAVRLVAEPGPAAVDALRTARLGLALRGLRTEALVANRVLPDTTPDTWLAGLVAQQRKALREWEAEGEEYGVHPVPHLGRDPGTPDDLAALAVPAVTGPDRPVEWPVADRIAEDGVLVWHIPLPGAIREELDLIRRGDELVITASAFRRIVPLPSALRRCTVSGAGLREGELRVRFAPDPGLWPAAAR comes from the coding sequence ATGCGGACCATCCTGATCACGGGGCCCGGGGGCAGCGGGCGGACGACCGTCGCCGCCGCCACCGCGCTGCGCGCCGCCCGCGAGGGCAGCCGGACCTTGTTGCTGAGCGCGGAGCGTGCGGACACCCCCGGCGCGGCGCTGGGCACGCCGACCGGGGCCCGGCCCGTGGAGATCGCGCCCCGGCTCACCGCCTGGCGCCCCGACGCCACCGCCGGCTTCCGCCAGGACCTCGCCGAGTTCCAGCAGCGCGCCGCCGGCGTCCTCGATCTGCTCGGCGCCTCCCGCCTGGACGCCGAGGAGGTCACCCCGCTGCCCGGCGCCGAGGAGCTGACGTTCCTGCGCGCGCTGCGCGACGCCGCGCTCTGCGAGCAGTACGACCTTCTCGTCGTGGACCTGCCGCCCCTGCCGGGGGCCCTCGCCCTGCTCGCCCTCCCCGAGGAACTGCGCCGCTACCTGCGCCGTCTGCTGCCCCCCGAGCGCCAGGCCGCCCGCGCCCTGCGCCCCGTGCTCGGCCGGCTCGCCGGTGTCCCCATGCCCGCCGACTGGCTGTACGAGACGGCAGGCCGCTGGGACGTGGAGCTGGCCGCCGTGGAGGCCGTGCTCACCGACCGCGACACCGCCGTACGCCTGGTCGCCGAACCCGGCCCCGCCGCCGTGGACGCCCTGCGCACCGCCCGCCTCGGACTCGCCCTGCGCGGACTGCGCACCGAGGCGCTCGTCGCCAACCGGGTCCTGCCCGACACCACCCCCGACACCTGGCTCGCCGGTCTCGTCGCCCAGCAGCGCAAGGCGCTCCGGGAGTGGGAGGCCGAGGGGGAGGAGTACGGCGTGCACCCCGTGCCGCACCTCGGCCGCGACCCGGGCACCCCGGACGACCTCGCCGCCCTCGCCGTACCCGCCGTCACCGGCCCGGACCGCCCCGTCGAGTGGCCCGTCGCCGACCGGATCGCCGAGGACGGGGTGCTGGTCTGGCACATCCCGCTGCCCGGCGCCATACGGGAGGAGCTCGACCTGATCCGGCGCGGCGACGAACTCGTGATCACCGCGAGCGCCTTCCGGCGGATCGTCCCCCTGCCCTCCGCCCTGCGCCGCTGCACCGTCTCCGGCGCCGGTCTGCGCGAGGGCGAGCTGCGGGTGCGCTTCGCCCCGGATCCCGGCCTGTGGCCCGCCGCCGCACGGTGA